The Vitis vinifera cultivar Pinot Noir 40024 chromosome 8, ASM3070453v1 genome segment CATgaattataaaggaaaaataaaattaattttattttatttttactttagaaataccaagaaaaataaaatataataaaataatttaaaattttgcatattttcaaattcttcatccTCTATATAAAACCTAATTTATTCTATATATGTACATTGCccttgaattaatatgaaaacataaagGCTTCATTGGATCACCAAAATGCGAGGGAAAGGATGAAAGATTAAATGAAATTgttgatatcttcaccaaggacTTTCTTCTCCATTTCCTGACCTTTTGGTCCCAGCCATCATAGTTCGAATGCATTGCAGAAGATCAAGAGTTTCGGAAGATTATTTGCATCTGAACCATTCTTCATGATACTCTATTTTTTTCCACTGATCATGACTTTCTCTTTATCTGTTTCGCATTTGTGAGATAATAGAGTTGTTCTTAATGATGGGAAAATTCTCTTTTTGGAAGCATAGTAAGAACTTATCTTCATCAGTTCACTAGATAAAATAATAACTGCCCTTGAATTTTggattttcatataaattctCATATTAATTATAGAATATTTTGGAATAGAAATACAGATTGTAAGCCTTAGTGACAAAAGAATTAATTGGTCACTGCCTTGAAGATGCATAAAACccgaaaaaaattgaaaaaaaaaaaagatgaattcATTTTGAAACTACTATTGATTCTAACTTGAGAAAAAATTGAATACCTTGaacatttttcttttgcattgttAAACTCAAAATATAAAAGGGTTTACCCAACATCGCAACTAAATTGAAATGCTAGAGCTTGGTTAATCCCCCTAATGAAACTTcattgaaaggaaaataaatactttctcTTCTAAGATTTGAACATTAATGGATAAGATAAGAATACCGTCAACTATTTGTCAAAATGCGACTAATTCAATTTATACATCCTAAAGGGTCTGCTAAAACTACAAATTCAATGATCCATGTAGCATAACCTAAGCAATATTGCTCCCAAATCTGTTGCTCTCGCTGAAAAATAACTTGATCTAGTGGGCCAAAATTGACACCAATTCAAGTTTAAACTGGGTTTTTAAaggaaactcatgagaattctTAACTGTTGGAATCATAAAAAGAGCTTCAACCCTAGCAAGAAAAGCCGATAATTGGAAGCAGCAGTCACTAGTCTCAATACCATGTACAGAAAAAGATCTATTGAAAGCATGTTGGATTTTGAAGGATCAGGACCATTTCTGGGATTATAGCAACTAATTCTCATGGATAGCCAATACAGATCTTAGGTTTGCATTGATATCTAGGGTTCAAAAGAGCCcatacaataattttttctcTGATATGGAggttctatatatataaatagataaTGTAACATCAAGATGTAGTACCCAGCTCGATAGGAGGAAAACAAGAAAAGTGAGCAAAACTAGGGAAAAGAATATATACGATGCAGAAGGCGAATATAGACTCTAGTATCTTGAACCCAGATAGAGGAAGCTCCTGATGGTCGGTGCATCGctttaatatttgtttaaatgtgTCTTGAAACCTGTAACCAACATTTTAATATGTATCTAAGTAGTAGTTTTGGTAGATTTCGAAAACTACCCAATGATCCTCACTAGAAACATCAGAGTCTCTTACACAGAATCCTGAAGTAATTAAGTAAAATAAACAGTTTTAAGGAATGATTACCTCAGAATCCTGAAGTAATTAAGTACAACAAAATGTTCTACCATTCTTTTCAAGTAAATAAatagagagagaggaagagggggagagggagagagagagagagagagggagggagagggagagagagggaaagagaAGGGGGAGAGAGAGCTTCATGGAATTCCAAAAATTCCCCAGCACCCAGATTAAGCAGGAGATTACTGTAAAGTGCAGTGTCAATGATGGAAGTCACCAAATACCATGTGAACTAAATGACCATGGGAAGGAATTTTTATGGTTACAGTAGAGCCAAATGATTGAACTTCATCCAAGTAGACACagcccaaaaaagaaaaagaacacaccccaaaaaagaaaaagaacacacacacaaaaaaaaaaaaaaaaaaaaggagaaaaagaaatcatCCATAGAGGAGGAAAAATACAGATGGTTTATCTAAAGCATAGAATTGAACCAAAATTTTTGGTACCCATTTGAACATGATGATGGATCTTGCCCTAAAGTTTAGGACAAGAATTGAAAGGGGCAATTATTTGCTACCTAGCTATGCTTACCAGGAAATAGCTTTCACCATGTTGCAAGCTCTGCATTGAGAAGCCAAATTCATTGAAAGGAACAGGCACTCCCGAGGAATGGACCAACACGAAATCTTGGCCAAACATAGCTTTCATGTCAAATGACCCCTTTGGAACCTCAGTTGGAACCCCATTGATGAACACCGTAACACATCCTGATCCATCAAACAGTCAAAAGCAAGTTAATTGACACAACAATTCAATGCTTTCCACTAATTTTGCACTTTCATATTTAacacatttcattttttttttttttttgtgctttgaACTTGATGCTAAGACTTTGGAATAATATTAGAACAAGCATAAAAAGACTTGAAACTGAAGTGAATGCACACAAGTTTGGAGGAGAATTGAGGATACCCTTTTCAAAAATTACTGCTGGAGAATAAAACTTCTCTCAGTTATATTTGAGCAGATGAAGATTTTGGAGTAATAGGAAAATACTTAAAAGACTACGGAAGCAAAGTTGATAGTCTTCATGAAAGAGAAGCCAGCATCTTGTGGAGGAAACCAATTACATGGGAATTACAAAGATTAGTCTAAAAAAACATGATTTCCAAACAAGACGAGAGGAATTAAAGAGCAAAAAGGTAGTAGCTCAGCCATGCAATTACCAGATTGGTAGTGCAAATTGGAGGTGTTTGAAGGGCACAAGGTTGATGTTACACCAGAGCTGTTCTCCATTTCCTGGAGACCCACTTGACCGGAGAATGAAAAGAGATTATCGACACCATCATCGTTCATACCACCGCATGATGAAGAGGAACCGACGAGGCAAGAAGATGAAGACGGAACAAAAGCAGAAGGCGGCATCAGGTTACTTTGATAGTGAATTGCACCACCAGCATGTGCCTGAGCTCCTCGATCTCCAGCAAGGCTGGCCTGAATCTGGCGCTGCCGACGTCTAGATCTCGATCTTCTGTTTTGGAACCAGTAGAAGACATTTGCATCCCCAACAGAACCATAAGGCTCCAGCAATTTTCTTATCCTCACAGTTTCATCTTTGGGAGGATTTACCATACCACTGTTGAAGATGGACTCAAGTATGATTATTTGCTCAGGCTTTGGAGTCCACCTTGACCTCACTGGTTCATTTCTCTCCAAGCCATGGTCTTGCCCTCGATCTTCCATGGCtctgaaagggaaaaaaacaataaGCCCTTAAAGCACAAACCGATTTGAAGACAATACAAGTGAGGACAGTGAAGTATATGAGGTACTGCAGGTATTTAAAGACCCTATAAGAGAATGTTACTTCATAAAATTACAACATCACCCTCTCTTTCAACTTTAGGTAAAACTACACTTTATAAGTATATTTTGGAAAGTTTTGCAATAATTATCCTTCTTGTCAATGTGCTTTATAACTGGTCTTGTGTATAGACCAGTGTGATGGCTCTTCTCTATATAAGAAAACACTGAAATTATTGCTTCACAATCATGTAGCTTGATTCCTGCTGATCTTTGAccagaaaataaggaaaaacacaGGGAAAAAGATTCTCCTTAGTCGTTTTAGATGAGTAGTCTAGAGTTAGAAGTTGCTTTTTATGATGTTTGAGATGGAAGAGTGTATACTTAACTCCTAGGATACTCATGAAACCAATCACATATCTCTAGAATATTATATACATGTCCAATTAATTCATTGCTCAGATTCATGCATATATACAATATTCCTGTAGCACAAATGGACCAGGGTTATTCAATGCCAAATTAAATAGCAAAGGAACTAAAATAGTTTTGCTAAGTCTCATATTCATTTCTATAGTTGTCACTTCtaaatattatgtaaataaatagtttcttatatatttttgggGTGTTGATCAATGGGACTTGTGAAACCAACccaaagaatttgaagaaaattggagaaaatTTCTTCAAAGAATGTAATAATTCATGTTaatagaaaattaagaaatatattcCATTTAATCTTCAAggtatttataataattaaaaacaattcttataaaataaatccaaaaatgTGGTTGTTAATTAATGTGGGATATTTGTGACTACTTGAGCTTGTGGGCAGAGGGAgatgaaaattatctttccacACAGGCTTTTGGTTTTgaaaatgagatgaaaatgtcatttcattttttaaaaaaagaaatgaaaattatcataaaaCCCAATTTCTGCACTATTTTTACCTTCTTCtactttaaaaaatctttttaaaattcttcaATTTCACTATCAAACAAGATTATTAAATATGCTAAATGGCACTCTATCTtgaccaagaaaataaaattgtaaacaCTAAAATATTACACCAAATTAATTACGTCTCACTTAAATGAGatttgaaaaaactaaaataatccaatttaaaaataaattattaaataatagcTCTAGAAATTTCTTCTTGTATGTACATGGgatgaagttaaaaaaaaccCTGTAAGTTAGTGCATTTCCAAGCTGATGAGCAC includes the following:
- the LOC100246660 gene encoding WUSCHEL-related homeobox 11 — protein: MEDRGQDHGLERNEPVRSRWTPKPEQIIILESIFNSGMVNPPKDETVRIRKLLEPYGSVGDANVFYWFQNRRSRSRRRQRQIQASLAGDRGAQAHAGGAIHYQSNLMPPSAFVPSSSSCLVGSSSSCGGMNDDGVDNLFSFSGQVGLQEMENSSGVTSTLCPSNTSNLHYQSGCVTVFINGVPTEVPKGSFDMKAMFGQDFVLVHSSGVPVPFNEFGFSMQSLQHGESYFLVSIAR